One Vespa crabro chromosome 4, iyVesCrab1.2, whole genome shotgun sequence DNA segment encodes these proteins:
- the LOC124423755 gene encoding mediator of RNA polymerase II transcription subunit 12 isoform X2 produces MMGILYEKRPLKKPRLGPPDVYPQEPKQKEDELTSINVKHGFATMPQLSDEFGTARHCNVTAAKVGAYFNAILAKKEELATMPDTGRKRQQINPKDNFWPVTARTKNGIEAWFKDLSGCKPLVTLAKKAPNFNKKEEIFMMLCEYQVPMLRAAWFIKLSSAYTVAVSEAKIKKRQLPDPTTEWTGTLIKFLKDQLSKLQEYYHMGTQSTNTTNSNANNSSTNTNNSCNGNTTPSANGNNNNTVNNNTSSSTNGSINTQPATPNSNVQSTTATVMNDEHKLAMKQWQYCIQLAKYMFEEGLLDRQELLQWILELLDKIRSSPSEDGILKLLLPLALQYLEEFIQSELLARRLAYLCCRKLAYMCNNVEVNSNPQSPSIVKTEVNNTKDAAVTNQGPPNPLTAAFNEYLTCPHHRDVLYSLSTIIQVITLECPTALVWNSVGEGKAPTVLNGSPLDYLPCPPAALPTPPASATNPTMKQLKIAQENIKARSQAAEGRWSCDKWQQSSAGMTTTKVLAALDALDRHSFDRMDSTNSLDTLYAKIFAPPPKDNNNERDTKTEYNPQQDSAVVEILCEWAVSAERWGEHRAMAVAKLLEKRQSEATGETNDNDDKDSVWSNGNPPVLPIFQPLLMKFLDTDAPVLDNTTSQSKTQFTNLVHLFSELIRHDVFSHDAYMCTLISRGDLIQGIDLKPTKLDVPDHGRAMDYDDSKIDDDLDKLLQHIKEDQQNSMDAPDSPKEDALAGHTGHDDIDSKIQSSHSRHLLYTTHFPLPQDETCSQHDCNQRHVLLYGVGRVRDEARHVVKKMTKEVCKLFGKKFSIDVAEGGKVKKHSRSEFNFEAITMKFQNLSYFDQHVVTWQCATQVIEMLNTFALAGSSYLPVQEHVAFLFDLMELALNIYGLIDVCIQILKELPEVEAQFTARNSQLVRSYTTSLSLYVVGVLRRYHCCLLLSPEQTTVVFDLLCKVVKHVANPSDCSSAERCVLAHLYDLYSTCSLLKSKPHGVEAFSNAYPKIRTALYSALQPTPSSHVYNSQFMVDVFTSPRRGGKIEPQWARQLNETPANRYSFVCNAIVAVCSETDNDKLNDIAITCAELTACCNALNAEWLGVLMALCCSSNSSAFYIDVLNQVDVQDLSIHNSLAVFTSILIARHCFSLEDFVVHIALPSLVKACNEGRGDADMEAEAGARLTCHLLLRLFKTVECPQPALYSVGTSPHPLPNGNSRGYSIKLSCDRHLLAAAHNNIRVGPVLAVLKAILVVADATAGKQPPKKPDVSMTHSSKGGGPGSVGVGIGVSSSGPGELSISHILGTSDILGGGDDLGLDLAMSSSSSSAGMTSENVKGLSDFAQHVLRQICSQEWVLERCLQNPEELCHPDMLLDNMLTPRQAQRLLHMICYPETPTEAFIDQKTHITNILENLEQWSLRMSWLDLQLMYKQFPPGSVDLSQWLDTVAKAAIDVFQLNTLSSKSDRRSGSIWLVAPLVSKLPSAVQGRVLKVAGQVLESGNWSKTAGRERGRSKSPSLFNHQPFLSLVLTCLKGQDDQREGLLTSLHSQLSQFLNTSKEEKNIGSEDPKAREVLQDALQLRFSLVGGVFDTIQRNTTATTDWAILLVQLVSYGVIDLNNNSELFTTVIDMLATLIHSTLVSDSQSEKDENKKHYQNLMKKLKKELGDRNSPSIRYVRQLLPLPKLTMEVITCEPVGCLTDTKGNKIAGFDSIDKKQGLQVCDSQRVSAWELLEGHKNPAPLSWAWFRAVRLERKPLTYQNAHKLLRYHTHSQIRPASHYLDPPPLPPEDLEPDKKESEPGKADTPMSIDSPGRVGGSVGNSGVGNAATNGKGKAMKTRRHRRNKGAATPTAPVSQQIQQPPSQLQQMAFNNQQAAVAQQSGMFTGQPPQPQQQWYANQQNHTPAQQYGYGQQLPPTPVGGPRYERPGMNNQSKQALTNMLRLRLPNQFMGTQQQPNPAPVAGPSAFQGMQRQQFIRQQLRAQHGAPGINPQQSMFAPQQQQQQQQQQGMYAGMQQGMNQNYAGYGGQQMIPQQQQQQQQQQTPQQTQQQQQLLQQQQQQQGIMNQQPNMMFPNQQQMMGPQRGPEYMPQQRMQPAATRPPYLQAPNVTMNAMGPMGGGLQNQPAPPYRQATGKPGAVGVTGVGTTNVSLQQNQQFQQQAINQQRMRQQMLAMQQQQQQAQQQQQAQQQQQQQQQGAAGGQQPTPQLVTHLQRHLSQPPQHPYQHQPPGY; encoded by the exons ATGATGGGAATATTGTATGAGAAACGCCCACTGAAGAAGCCCAGATTGGGACCACCTGATGTTTATCCTCAAGAACCTAAACAAAAAGAGGATGAGCTTACCTCTATAAACGTCAAACATGGATTTGCAACAATGCCACAGTTATCTGATGAATTTGGCACTGCAAGACATTGTAATGTTACTGCTGCCAAAGTAGGAGCATACTTTAATGCTATACTtgctaaaaaagaagaactagCAACTATGCCTGATACTGGAAGAAAGAGACAACAGATTAATCCTAAAGATAATTTTTGGCCTGTAACTGCTAGAACAAAAAATGGAATTGAGGCATGGTTCAAAGACTTATCAGGCTGTAAACCTTTAGTAACCCTTGCAAAAAAAGCCcccaattttaataaaaaagaagaaatatttatgatgTTATGTGAATATCAAGTACCTATGTTAAGAGCTGCATGGTTTATCAAATTAAGCTCAGCATATACTGTTGCAGTTTCAGAAgctaagataaaaaaaagacaactACCTGATCCTACTACAG AATGGACAGGAAccttgataaaatttttaaaagatcaaCTATCAAAATTGCAAGAGTATTATCACATGGGTACTCAATCAACTAATACCACAAATAGTAATGCTAATAATAGTAGTACGAATACAAATAATTCATGTAATGGTAATACTACACCAAGTGCAAATgggaataacaataatactgttaacaataatacaagtaGTAGTACTAATGGATCTATAAATACTCAACCAGCTACACCAAATTCAAATGTTCAATCAACAACTGCAACAGTTATGAATGATGAACATAAATTGGCAATGAAACAGTGGCAATATTGTATTCAATTAGCTAAGTATATGTTTGAAGAGGGTTTGTTGGACAGGCAAGAATTACTCCAATggatattagaattattagataaaattagATCATCTCCATCAGAGGATGGTATCTTAAAACTTCTATTGCCACTAGCTTTACAATATCTAGAAGAATTTATACAGTCTGAATTATTAGCTAGGCGTTTAGCATATTTATGTTGTCGAAAATTAGCATATATGTGTAATAATGTAGAGGTGAATAGCAATCCACAAAGTCCATCTATTGTTAAAACTGaagttaataatacaaaagatgCTGCTGTTACAAATCAAGGTCCTCCAAATCCATTAACTGCAgcttttaatgaatatttaactTGTCCACATCATAGAGATGTATTATATAGCTTATCTACAATCATACAG gTTATCACTTTGGAATGTCCTACTGCATTAGTATGGAATAGTGTTGGAGAAGGGAAAGCTCCAACTGTCTTAAATGGTTCTCCATTAGATTATTTGCCATGTCCCCCTGCTGCTTTACCAACTCCACCTGCAAGTGCTACTAATCCCACAATGAAACAATTAAAGATTGctcaagaaaatataaaagctcGATCACAAGCTGCAGAGGGACGTTGGTCATGTGATAAATGGCAGCAAAGTAGTGCAGGAATGACAACTACTAAAGTATTGGCAGCATTAGATGCTCTAGATAGACATAGTTTCGATCGAATGGATTCAACTAATTCATTAGATACATTGTATGCAAAAATTTTTGCTCCTCCtccaaaagataataataatgaacgtGATACAAAAACAGAATATAATCCACAACAGGATTCTGCTGTAGTTGAAATTCTTTGTGAATGGGCAGTAAGTGCAGAAAGATGGGGAGAACATAGAGCAATGGCTGTTGCCAAATTGctagaaaaaagacaaagtgaAGCCACTGGAGAAACAAATGACAATGATGACAAAGACAGTGTTTGGAGTAATGGAAATCCACCTGTACTTCCAATTTTTCAACCActgttaatgaaatttttggaTACAGATGCTCCTGTTTTAGATAATACAACATCACAATCAAAGACACAATTTACAAATTTAGTTCATTTATTCTCAGAACTAATAAGACATGATGTTTTTTCTCATGATGCTTATATGTGTACATTGATTTCAAGAGGAGATCTTATACAag GAATAGATTTAAAACCAACTAAATTGGATGTACCAGATCATGGTAGAGCTATGGATTATGATGATAGTAAAATAGATGATGACTTAGACAAGCTATTGCAACATATTAAGGAAGACCAACAAAATAGTATGGATGCACCAGACAGTCCGAAAGAAGATGCTTTGGCTGGACATACAGGTCATGACGATATTGATTCAAAAATTCAATCAAGTCACAGTCGTCATTTACTATATACAACACATTTTCCTTTACCACAg GATGAGACATGTAGTCAGCATGATTGCAATCAACGACATGTATTGCTATATGGAGTAGGTCGTGTTCGAGATGAAGCTAGACATGTTgttaaaaaaatgacaaaagaaGTATGCAAATTATTCGGTAAAAAATTTAGCATTGATGTTGCCGAAGGTGGAAAAGTGAAGAAGCACTCGCGCAGTGAATTTAATTTCGAagctataacaatgaaattccAAAACTTAAGTTATTTTGATCAACATGTGGTAACGTGGCAATGTGCAACACAAGTTATTGAAATGCTTAATACATTTGCATTGGCTGGATCATCTTACTTACCAGTACAAGAGCATGTAGCCTTTCTATTTGATTTAATGGAATTGGCTTTGAATATTTATGGCCTGATAGATGTCTGCATTCAAATACTGAAAGAATTGCCAGAAGTTGAAGCCCAATTTACAGCAAGAAATAGTCAACTTGTCAGAAGTTACACTACAAGTTTAAGTTTGTATGTTGTAGGAGTATTAAGAAGATATCATTGCTGCTTGTTAT tatccCCAGAACAAACAACAGttgtatttgatttattatgcAAAGTTGTAAAACATGTTGCAAATCCAAGTGATTGCAGCTCAGCAGAACGTTGTGTGTTGGCTCATCTTTATGATTTGTATTCCACATGCTCATTATTGAAAAGTAAACCACATGGTGTAGAAGCATTTAGTAATGCATACCCAAAAATTCGTACTGCTCTGTACAGTGCATTGCAACCAACACCCTCAAGTCATGTATACAATTCACAATTTATGGTAGATGTTTTTACTAGTCCTAGACGAGGTGGAAAAATAGAACCACAATGGGCCAGGCAATTAAATGAAACACCAGCAAATCGTTACAGCTTTGTATGCAATGCTATAGTTGCAGTTTGTAGTGAGactgataatgataaattaaatgatattgcCATAACTTGTGCTGAGTTAACAGCTTGCTGTAATGCATTAAATGCAGAATGGCTGGGAGTCCTTATGGCACTTTGTTGTTCCTCTAATAGTTCTGCATTTTACATTGATGTATTAAACCAAGTTGATGTGCAAGACTTAAGCATACACAATTCTCTTGCTGTATTTACATCAATTTTAATTG ctCGACATTGCTTCTCATTGGAAGATTTCGTTGTACATATAGCACTGCCATCATTAGTTAAAGCTTGCAACGAAGGCCGTGGAGATGCTGATATGGAAGCTGAAGCAGGAGCTCGTTTAACATGTCACTTATTATTGCGACTTTTTAAAACAGTTGAATGTCCTCAACCAGCCTTGTATTCTGTTGGGACAAGTCCTCATCCTTTACCAAATGGAAATTCACGAGGCTACAGCATAAAATTAAGTTGCGATAGACATCTTTTAGCTGCAGCACACAATAATATTAGAGTGGGTCCGGTATTAGCGGTACTGAAAGCTATCCTTGTAGTAGCTGATGCAACTGCTGGAAAACAGCCACCTAAAAAACCAGATGTATCTATGACTCATTCAAGTAAAGGTGGTGGACCTGGTAGTGTTGGTGTTGGTATTGGTGTTAGTAGCAGTGGCCCTGGAGAATTATCAATTAGCCATATTTTAGGAACTAGCGATATTTTAGGAGGTGGTGATGATCTTGGGCTTGATCTTGCAATGTCTTCCTCTAGTAGTAGTGCCGGTATGACATCAGAAAATGTAAAAGGTCTTTCGGACTTTGCTCAGCATGTTTTACGTCAAATTTGTAGTCAAGAATGGGTTTTGGAAAGGTGTTTACAAAATCCTGAAGAACTTTGTCATCCTGATATGCTATTAGATAATATGTTGACACCACGTCAGgcacaaagattattacatatGATCTGTTATCCTGAGACACCAACTGAAGCTTTCATTGATCAGAAAACGCATATTACTAATATCCTGGAAAATTTGGAGCAATGGAGTCTTAGGATGTCCTGGCTTGATCTACAATTAATGTATAAACAATTCCCACCTGGCTCTGTCGATCTTTCTCAATGGTTGGATACTGTTGCTAAAGCTGCTATAGatgtatttcaattaaataccTTATCAAGCAAATCTGATAGAAGATCAGGTTCTATATGGTTAGTGGCTCCTCTTGTTTCTAAACTACCAAGTGCTGTACAAGGGAGAGTTCTTAAAGTTGCAGGTCAAGTGTTAGAATCTGGTAATTGGTCAAAAACAGCTGGCCGTGAACGAGGTAGATCCAAATCACCTTCACTTTTTAATCATCAGCCATTCTTATCATTGGTATTAACGTGCCTAAAAGGACAAGACGATCAAAGAGAAGGTTTATTAACATCATTACATTCACAATTATCGCAATTTCTTAATACcagtaaagaagagaaaaatataggcTCTGAAGATCCCAAAGCAAGAGAAGTTTTACAAGATGCTCTTCAATTAAGATTTAGCTTAGTTGGTGGTGTTTTCGATACAATACAACGAAATACAACTGCTACAACTGATTGGGCTATTTTACTCGTTCAATTAGTCAGTTATGGAGTAATTGATCTAAACAATAACTCAGAACTATTTACCACTGTTATAGATATGTTAGCAACATTGATACATTCCACTTTAGTCTCAGACTCACAGTCtgaaaaggatgaaaataaaaagcattatcaaaatttaatgaaaaagttaaaaaaggaACTTGGTGATAGAAATTCTCCAAGTATTCGATATGTTAGGCAATTATTACCGCTGCCAAAATTAACGATGGAAGTTATTACTTGTGAACCAGTTGGTTGTTTAACAGATactaaaggaaataaaatcgcTGGTTTTGATAGCATTGACAAAAAACAG gGCTTACAAGTATGCGATTCACAAAGAGTTTCTGCATGGGAATTATTAGAAGGCCATAAAAATCCAGCACCTCTATCTTGGGCTTGGTTCAGAGCAGTTAGATTGGAACGTAAACCACTTACTTATCAAAATGCTCATAAATTATTAAGGTATCATACACACAGTCAGATAAGACCAGCTAGCCATTATTTGGATCCACCACCTTTGCCACCAGAAGATTTGGAACCAGACAAAAAGGAATCTGAACCTGGCAAAGCTGATACCCCCATGAGCATTGACTCTCCAGGTAGAGTTGGTGGCAGTGTTGGTAATAGTGGGGTAGGCAATGCTGCTACTAATGGAAAAGGTAAAGCTATGAAAACTAGACGTCATAGAAGGAACAAAGGAGCTGCAACCCCTACAGCTCCTGTGTCACAACAAATACAA CAACCACCATCTCAACTGCAACAAATGGCATTCAACAATCAACAAGCAGCTGTTGCTCAGCAATCTGGAATGTTCACTGGGCAACCTCCACAACCTCAACAACAATGGTATGCAAATCAACAAAATCACACACCAGCACAGCAATATGGATATGGACAACAGTTACCACCAACACCAGTTGGCGGACCTCGTTATGAAAGACCAGGAATGAATAATCAGTCCAAACAAGCATTAACTAATATGTTACGTTTGCGATTACCAAATCAATTTATGGGTACTCAACAACAACCTAATCCTGCACCAGTAGCTGGTCCAAGTGCTTTCCAAGGCATGCAAAGGCAACAGTTTATTAGACAGCAATTAAGAGCACAACACGGTGCGCCAGGTATTAATCCACAACAAAGTATGTTTGCAccacaacagcagcaacaacaacagcagcagcaaggAATGTATGCTGGAATGCAACAAG GAATGAATCAGAATTATGCAGGATATGGAGGACAACAAATGATAccacaacagcaacaacagcaacaacagcaacaaacACCTCAACAGacacaacaacagcaacaattattacaacagcaacagcagcaacaaggAATAATGAATCAACAACCAAATATGATGTTCCCAAATCAACAACAAATGATGGGACCTCAAAGAGGTCCAGAGTATATGCCACAACAAAGAATGCAACCTGCTGCAACAAGACCACCTTATTTGCAA gCACCAAATGTTACAATGAATGCTATGGGACCAATGGGTGGAGGTCTTCAAAACCAACCTGCTCCACCATACAGACAAGCAACTGGTAAACCAGGTGCTGTTGGAGTAACTGGAGTAGGCACAACAAACGTTAGTTTACAACAAAACCAACAATTCCAACAG cAAGCGATAAATCAACAACGTATGAGACAACAAATGTTGGCTatgcaacaacaacaacaacaggcacagcaacaacagcaagcacaacagcaacaacaacaacaacagcaaggTGCTGCTGGTGGACAACAACCAACTCCACAATTAGTTACACATTTACAGCGGCACTTGAGTCAACCACCACAACATCCCTATCAACATCAACCACCAGGATATTAA